Within Stella humosa, the genomic segment CTCGCCCGCCAGCGCCACGGCCTGGGCGATCGGCAGTGGCACCGGCCGGCCGGTGCGCAACTCGGCCAGTCGTTCCAGCCGGGGGGCGGGCCAAGCCGCCCGCGTGATGGTGAGGAAGGCCGACCCCTGCTGCGCGCTCTCCAGCGCCAGCTCGGCCGTCGCGCGGAGAGCCGCCGCCAGATCCGCCAGTTCGTCCAGCGCCGTCCAGTCCTCGGCCTCGGCCGCCCGGAAGGCGTGGGCGAAGAGGATGGAATCCGACCAGCCTGCCCCGCGCTCGACGATATGGCCGACCCAGGCCTCAAGCCCGGCCCGGTCGGGCACCAGCCCGTCCTCCACCGCCCATTCCAGACCGTGGCTGTAGCTGAAGGCCCCGGTCGGATAGGCGGGGGAGGTCCAGGCGATCAGCCGGTAGAGGGCGGCCGCCGCCCCTTCAGCGATCGGATTCGGCGTGGACATGGGGATGGTCATGGTCGTGCCCGTCCCCATGGTCGTGGCCATGGGGATGGCCGGGATCGTGGTTGTGCTGGCCGTAGGCCCCGCCCTCGGGATTGAAGGGCGCTTCCACCGCCTCGACGATCGCCCCCAGCCCGCGCAACATGTCGACGATCACATGGTCGTCGCGGATCAGGATGCGGTCATGGCCGATGTCGGCCGGCAAGTGGCGGTTGCCGATATGCCAGGCCAGTCGCGCCAGGCCGCCCGGCGTGGCCGCGCCCACCGACACCAGCCGCTCCGGCTTGGCCTCGACCCGCACGAAGCCGCCGCCGTCGAGCGCCAGCCCATCGCCGTCGCCCAGCACGGTGGCCGTCGGCAGGTCGAGCAGGAACAGGAGCCCGCTTTCGGCCCGCAGCCGCACGCGGCGGCGGAAGCGGTCCTCGAACTCCAGCACCACCCGGTCGACCACCTTCGCTTCGTCCCATCCGCCGCGCGGATGCACCTTCGTCGCCCGCAGCACCGGCCGGCCCTCAGAACAGGAAGTAGCGCTGCGCCATCGGCAGCTCGGACGCGGGCTCGCAGGTCAGCACCTCGCCGTCGGCCCGCACCTCGTAGGTCTCGGGGTCGACCTGCATGTTGGGGGTCAGTTCGTTCAGGATCATGTCCTTCTTGCCGATGGTGCGCGTGCCCTTCACCGCCACCAGCCGCTTCGACAGGCCGTAGCGCTCGCCGATGCCGACATCGAGCGAGGCCTGGCTGACGAAGATGACCGAGCTGTGGCTGAGCGCCCGGCCGTAGGCGGCGAACATCGGCCGATGATAGACTGGCTGCGGCGTCGGGATGGAGGCATTGGGATCGCCCATCAGGGCTGCCGCGATCATGCCGCACTTCAGCACCATGTCCGGCTTCACGCCGAAGAAGGCCGGCGACCAGATCACGAGGTCGGCCAGCTTGCCGACCGAGACCGAGCCGATCTCGTGCGCCATGCCATGGGCGATGGCGGGATTGATCGTGTACTTGGCGATGTAGCGGCGGGCGCGAAAATTGTCGTTCTCGCCGATTTCTTCCGGCAGGGGCCCGCGCTGGCGCTTCATCTTGTCGGCGGTCTGCCAGGTGCGGATGATGACC encodes:
- a CDS encoding urease accessory protein UreF, producing MSTPNPIAEGAAAALYRLIAWTSPAYPTGAFSYSHGLEWAVEDGLVPDRAGLEAWVGHIVERGAGWSDSILFAHAFRAAEAEDWTALDELADLAAALRATAELALESAQQGSAFLTITRAAWPAPRLERLAELRTGRPVPLPIAQAVALAGEVPLPAALASMLGALAANLVSAGVRLVPLGQTDGQRAVAALMPVVARATAAALAASIDDIGTAAPMVDWASMRHETQYTRLFRS
- a CDS encoding urease accessory protein UreE — protein: MLRATKVHPRGGWDEAKVVDRVVLEFEDRFRRRVRLRAESGLLFLLDLPTATVLGDGDGLALDGGGFVRVEAKPERLVSVGAATPGGLARLAWHIGNRHLPADIGHDRILIRDDHVIVDMLRGLGAIVEAVEAPFNPEGGAYGQHNHDPGHPHGHDHGDGHDHDHPHVHAESDR